A single region of the Nicotiana sylvestris chromosome 6, ASM39365v2, whole genome shotgun sequence genome encodes:
- the LOC104223148 gene encoding uncharacterized protein, whose translation MAPAQHIGQTALDRKPNFSVKIAATAATGKTNTIPYNSEKKGFNYRYNIVQMESTLNARTTKASNSATDVAVDVTGFARSSDIRLATKEDPDETEYSSSFADTTSGNDNGSGPSDAEVESRFYDDSGLASSFDGFGSLFPIRKKKLTAHWRDFVHPIMWRCKWAELKMKELQLQAARYNREISALDGKKHRALDQATLEESGSKSLPFVYPRHRKKAMKRRKRKRVEDGTDIAAQMSTHNLFSYFENKKLDLDGTPAGDDTSNAALAEQKSNGHDEFGNDDDLSILESSNSFLEQILRKIELVHCRVHKLKDQLDTVMTKNAIKFSSSENLMSFDGQASSIRSPTFSACNGDTISAGALYATSQHMVDYDLGDFVMPDSTMSSYGEAMPIPDIIESTVGLLSSVDVTQQQAQVGDSRERIVDNILIHNEVSEVGGHILTMNPDKSLEKHQDVRNNVEEESSNPLLPASDSNAAVKASTSQENPPPPAAVKASTSQEQSTFKSCLASDIRFPKNKRKRGERKAGSVGWNRKMPGEPDSQ comes from the exons ATGGCACCTGCTCAACATATAGGACAGACAGCTTTAGATAGGAAACCAAATTTTTCTGTTAaaattgctgctactgctgctactggtAAAACGAACACTATACCATATAATTCCGAGAAGAAAGGTTTCAACTATAGATACAACATTGTTCAAATGGAAAGTACCTTGAATGCACGAACTACTAAAGCTTCAAACAGTGCCACAGATGTGGCTGTCGATGTAACTGGGTTTGCAAGAAGCAGCGACATCAGATTAGCTACGAAGGAGGATCCTGATGAAACTGAATACTCGAGCTCATTTGCTGACACTACATCTGGAAATGATAATGGTTCTGGGCCAAGTGATGCCGAAGTGGAGTCACGATTCTATGATGATAGTGGCTTGGCATCTTCATTCGACGGATTTGGCAGCTTGTTTCCAATAAG GAAGAAAAAGTTAACTGCTCACTGGAGAGACTTTGTACATCCCATAATGTGGCGGTGTAAATGGGCAGAACTCAAGATGAAAGAGCTTCAGTTGCAGGCAGCAAGGTACAACAGAGAGATATCAGCGCTTGATGGGAAAAAACATAGGGCATTAGATCAAGCTACTTTGGAAGAGTCAGGCTCGAAATCATTGCCATTTGTTTATCCAAGGCACAGGAAAAAGGCCATGAAGAGGAGAAAGAGGAAAAGAGTTGAGGATGGAACAGATATTGCAGCACAAATGTCCACTCATAACCTTTTCTCTTATTTTG AAAATAAAAAGCTGGATTTGGATGGTACACCAGCTGGAGATGATACTAGTAATGCAG CACTGGCAGAACAGAAATCCAATGGCCATGATGAGTTTGGTAATGATGATGATTTGTCGATTCTGGAAAGCAGCAATAGTTTTCTAGAGCAGATCCTTCGCAAAATTGAACTTGTACATTGTCGGGTTCATAAGTTGAAGGACCAACTTGATACAGTGATGACAAAAAATGCAATAAAGTTTTCTTCCTCTGAGAATCTGATGTCATTTGATGGACAGGCTAGCTCTATTCGTAGCCCTACATTCTCGGCATGCAATGGAGACACAATATCAGCTGGAGCTTTATATGCAACATCTCAGCACATGGTAGATTATGATCTTGGAGATTTTGTCATGCCTGACAGTACAATGTCAAGCTATGGAGAGGCTATGCCTATTCCTGACATCATTGAAAGTACAGTAGGACTTTTATCCTCTGTGGATGTCACGCAGCAGCAGGCACAAGTTGGAGATTCAAGAGAAAGA ATTGTTGATAACATTCTCATACATAATGAAGTATCTGAAGTAGGAGGACACATTTTGACGATGAATCCTGACAAATCCTTGGAGAAACATCAAGATGTGAGAAATAATGTGGAAGAAGAAAGCTCTAATCCACTGCTCCCTGCATCAGATTCTAATGCGGCAGTTAAAGCATCCACATCTCAGGAGAATCCACCTCCCCCTGCAGCAGTTAAAGCATCGACATCTCAAGAACAATCAACATTTAAGTCGTGCTTAGCCTCGGATATCCGTTttcccaaaaacaaaagaaagcgAGGAGAACGTAAAGCCGGTTCAGTTGGTTGGAATCGTAAAATGCCGGGTGAACCTGATAGCCAGTGA